The following proteins are encoded in a genomic region of Fusarium keratoplasticum isolate Fu6.1 chromosome 9, whole genome shotgun sequence:
- a CDS encoding Zn(2)-C6 fungal-type domain-containing protein produces the protein MSAPTSNAVLQEANFCLALKNAAPTPDTAHFPPVFDADEAEFTRRCRGSYMMPETPPGSETRLRGPKRSKACDQCKMRKIRCSGYPPPCGSCMERGATCHFGRRKVPLRKNVNKALLSNPVVPSETVLAKLEGSSTAIEETHHALHVPEKKVALQVAQGDLFIDRVLFGAPPGNNQSQEQCFTLKGNGLFSRLRHRSTWAVFDKKPIGGTYRLTFFSDSRLESLSTKLRNNKVNDLVRRISTILKNRVRSPDTESAMSSTPESGQVDNASAARHIAAYYERVHPLFPHLDRASFESKISSPNLPTILAEEPAFSALYHLVLALGCLHSGGGSFEPGKGKAWKLFSVALPLIPDLEKSNDPLVALQAITTAAVYALGISCLSIEQRIMTQAGRMAQDLGPAIAKGPSAKAFHRIFWVLYSIEKMSSFHFGRSSTLVDAEIITPMPHIPESMFGSFNWVLTFARHSRLLSRAMTSLFCAGICQKGIDYYTTTISQLFEDLEQWRLSIPEGLRPGPSCQPHLFRRPVTGPSAIWINYLYYSFKLILLRCYLQVNGERDPSESNKNLSREHLIAVSRSILEIITYVDVEPSTPLWILAGIPICALFVLFDQVINDPTHPDTRSNLALLDIAGGHFSRIEFASEGSLPGSLIAEFAYIAREYVNETTSQGLDLGGSLHHQRSHGDGMSSLEMPEVPGSADRSMSKLDKGPDVILPPTTLEASQDIASMSSALYFTPQDSWMGGSDLLLGIDVMDIFNNLS, from the exons ATGTCGGCGCCGACGTCAAACGCCGTTCTCCAAGAGGCAAACTTCTGCTTAGCCTTAAAGAACGCCGCTCCTACTCCGGACACCGCTCACTTCCCTCCCGTCTTTGATGCAGACGAAGCTGAATTCACGCGCAGATGCCGCGGAAGCTACATGATGCCCGAAACTCCGCCCGGATCCGAGACGAGATTGCGCGGGCCCAAGAGGTCCAAGGCCTGCGACCAATgcaagatgaggaagatcCGCTGCTCCG GATATCCTCCCCCTTGCGGCAGTTGCATG GAACGAGGGGCCACCTGTCACTTTGGCAGAAGAAAGGTTCCATTGAGAAAGAATG TCAACAAGGCTTTGTTGAGCAACCCAGTGGTTCCAAGTGAAACGGTCTTGGCCAAACTTGAAGGCTCGTCGACGGCAATAGAG GAAACACATCATGCCCTTCACGTTCCGGAGAAAAAGGTCGCCCTACAAGTTGCGCAGGGAGACCTTTTCATCGACCGTGTACTCTTTGGGGCACCTCCAGGTAACAACCAAAGTCAAGAGCAATGCTTTACTCTCAAG GGCAACGGCCTCTTTAGTAGGTTAAGACATCGATCGACATGGGCCGTTTTTGACAAGAAGCCCATAGGTGGCACGTACAGActcaccttcttctccgaCAGCAGGCTCGAGTCTCTCTCGACAAAGCTGCGAAACAACAAGGTCAACGATCTTGTTCGGAGGATTTCAACCATCCTGAAGAATCGAGTGAGATCGCCCGATACAGAGTCCGCCATGTCGAGCACGCCAGAGAGTGGCCAGGTAGACAATGCATCAGCGGCCAGACACATCGCAG CATATTACGAGAGAGTTCATCCTCTCTTTCCACATCTGGATCGCGCGTCCTTCGAGTCAAAGATCTCTTCTCCAAATCTACCCACCATCCTCGCCGAAGAACCCGCTTTCTCAGCACTTTACCACTTAGTTCTTGCACTAGGTTGCTTGCACAGCGGCGGTGGTAGCTTTGAGCCTGGAAAGGGCAAGGCCTGGAAGCTCTTCTCAGTCGCCCTACCTCTTATCCCTGACTTGGAAAAGTCCAATGACCCGCTGGTGGCCCTCCAGGCCATCACTACTGCAGCCGTCTATGCCTTGGGCATCTCCTGTCTCTCTATTGAGCAGAGAATCATGACCCAAGCTGGTCGAATGGCTCAAGATCTTGGACCAGCCATCGCCAAAGGCCCCTCTGCCAAAGCTTTTCATCGAATATTCTGGGTTCTGTATTCCATCGAAAAGATGTCCAGCTTCCACTTTGGCCGCAGCTCA ACCTTGGTCGATGCCGAGATAATCACGCCCATGCCGCATATCCCGGAATCCATGTTTGGGTCGTTCAACTGGGTCCTCACATTTGCTCGACATTCCCGGCTGCTTTCGCGAGCCATGACTAGTCTGTTCTGCGCAGGGATTTGTCAAAAAGGAATAGACTACTACACGACTACCATTAGCCAACTCTTCGAAGATCTCGAGCAGTGGCGACTCTCCATCCCTGAAGGACTCCGTCCGGGGCCTTCTTGTCAACCTCACTTGTTTCGTCGACCGGTCACAGGCCCATCTGCGATTTGGATTAACTACCTCTATTACAGTTTCAAGCTGATTCTATTGCGATGCTATCTTCAAGTTAATGGGGAACGCGATCCAAGCGAATCAAACAAGAATCTCTCAAGAGAGCATCTCATTGCTGTGTCTAGATCCATCCTAGAGATCATCACCTACGTCGATGTGGAACCTTCCACTCCATTGTG GATTCTGGCCGGGATCCCGATCTGTGCTCTTTTCGTCCTCTTTGACCAAGTCATCAACGACCCGACGCATCCTGACACAAGGAGTAACCTTGCACTTCTCGACATTGCAGGAGGGCACTTTAGCCGAATCGAATTTGCCAGCGAAGGGTCTCTTCCTGGATCTCTCATTGCCGAGTTTGCCTACATCGCAAGAGAATACGTCAACGAGACAACATCACAAGGTCTTGACCTGGGGGGTTCGCTTCATCACCAGCGATCGCACGGTGATGGCATGTCTTCGTTGGAAATGCCAGAAGTCCCGGGATCAGCAGATCGTTCTATGAGCAAGCTGGATAAAGGGCCCGATGTAATTTTA CCCCCCACGACTCTGGAGGCAAGTCAGGACATTGCCTCCATGAGCTCGGCTCTGTATTTTACTCCTCAAGATTCATGGATGGGGGGAAGTGATCTTCTGCTGGGTATAGATGTGATGGATATTTTCAACAACTTGAGTTAA
- a CDS encoding Pre-mRNA-splicing factor CWC24 yields the protein MSASASPSPAETTVTAPITFKQRGRRAKESFRKRPASSTIAPARDNPDGSSSSSDEHDTLEGPRIKRGKKGIVSTSTNVKTTPSEGHGPTAFRANRDIPLSDTNDATKRKDWYDQPTAKGPARAASNVRITTTTDFARDVCKDYAKTGWCGFGDSCVFLHDRSDTQQGWQLDREWEVHNKKKLPSNTNKGEDNGNADDDTTLDKIPLSCPICEGPYKRPIVTQCGHYFCEACALQRYRKDPTCRSCGVATMGVFNAASKLERLMRRKREREEEATDRS from the coding sequence ATGTCTGCATCGGCCAGCCCAAGTCCGGCGGAAACCACAGTGACCGCACCCATCACCTTCAAACAGAGAGGGCGACGGGCAAAGGAGAGCTTCAGGAAACGGCCGGCGAGCTCAACAATAGCGCCAGCGCGTGACAATCCAGATGgttcctcgtcttcaagcGACGAGCATGACACGTTAGAAGGACCCCGGATCAAGCGCGGTAAGAAGGGCATCGTTTCGACCTCAACAAATGTCAAGACCACCCCGAGTGAAGGTCACGGGCCTACAGCCTTCCGAGCAAACCGTGACATCCCACTATCAGACACAAACGATGCAACGAAGCGAAAAGACTGGTATGACCAGCCCACGGCAAAGGGTCCAGCTCGTGCCGCATCCAACGTGCGCATCACCACAACCACCGACTTTGCTCGCGATGTGTGCAAAGACTACGCGAAAACGGGCTGGTGTGGCTTTGGAGATTCTTGCGTGTTCCTTCATGATCGAAGCGACACGCAACAAGGCTGGCAGCTTGACAGGGAGTGGGAGGTGCACAACAAAAAGAAGCTCCCtagcaacaccaacaaggGTGAGGATAACGGGAATGCAGACGACGACACGACACTGGATAAAATTCCCCTTTCCTGTCCCATCTGCGAGGGGCCTTACAAGCGCCCTATCGTAACCCAGTGTGGCCACTACTTTTGCGAAGCTTGTGCGCTTCAGAGATACAGAAAGGATCCAACCTGCAGGAGCTGTGGAGTCGCAACCATGGGTGTATTTAATGCAGCATCCAAATTGGAACGGCTGATGCGCCGGAAGAGGGAACGCGAGGAGGAAGCAACGGACAGGAGCTAG